The proteins below come from a single Corylus avellana chromosome ca3, CavTom2PMs-1.0 genomic window:
- the LOC132174805 gene encoding serine acetyltransferase 1, chloroplastic-like, translated as MKVLVLGRRLSLSLYNKTSPLLLIPNVPSPNFRPRTLPPIFTVPKHHRNLMAACVGASRTSITEPKPVSRDPNRSQIDDNEYNYVEFCRHVSCVPICPDTNIDEADQDEDEHIVDLWLKMKEEARFDVEQEPILTNYYYNSIWSHSSLESALANHLSMKLSNSSLPSGTLFDLFVGVLVGDVEITGAVKDDLRAVKERDPACISYVHCFLNFKGFLACQAHRVAHKLWSQGRKVLALLVQNRVSEVFAVDIHPGAKIGRGILLDHATGVVVGETAVIGNNVSILHNVTLGGTGKVCGDRHPKIGDGVLIGAGTCILGNIRIGDGAKIGAGSVVLKDVPPRTTAVGNPARLVGGKDNPVKLDKIPGLTMDHTSHIHEWSDYVI; from the coding sequence ATGAAAGTTCTGGTCTTGGGTCGCCGCTTGTCCCTTTCCTTATATAACAAGACCTCCCCTTTACTCTTAATCCCAAATGTTCCCTCGCCCAACTTTCGTCCCCGCACTTTACCACCGATTTTCACGGTCCCCAAACACCACAGGAACTTGATGGCCGCTTGTGTTGGAGCTTCAAGAACCTCCATAACTGAACCCAAACCAGTTTCCCGCGACCCAAACAGGTCTCAAATCGACGACAATGAATACAACTACGTGGAATTCTGCCGACACGTTTCCTGCGTTCCCATTTGCCCGGATACGAATATAGACGAGGCTGATCAAGACGAAGATGAACACATCGTTGATCTATGGctgaaaatgaaagaggaagCTCGGTTCGATGTGGAGCAGGAACCCATATTGACAAATTACTATTACAATTCGATCTGGTCGCATAGTTCATTGGAGAGCGCGTTGGCCAATCATCTTTCAATGAAACTGAGCAATTCGAGTCTTCCTAGCGGTACCCTTTTCGATCTTTTCGTGGGGGTACTTGTGGGGGATGTGGAAATCACGGGGGCCGTGAAGGATGATCTGAGAGCAGTGAAGGAGAGGGACCCTGCTTGTATAAGCTACGTGCATTGCTTCTTGAATTTCAAAGGGTTTCTTGCTTGCCAAGCACATAGGGTGGCACATAAGCTGTGGTCACAAGGCAGGAAGGTCTTGGCTTTATTGGTTCAGAACAGGGTGTCTGAGGTTTTTGCGGTGGATATCCATCCGGGAGCTAAGATTGGGCGTGGGATATTGCTCGATCATGCCACCGGTGTGGTGGTCGGAGAGACGGCTGTGATTGGGAACAATGTGTCAATTTTGCACAATGTGACATTGGGAGGGACTGGGAAGGTTTGTGGGGACAGGCACCCAAAGATTGGTGATGGGGTGTTGATAGGGGCAGGGACTTGTATTCTGGGGAATATTAGGATTGGGGATGGGGCTAAAATTGGGGCTGGTTCGGTTGTGCTTAAGGATGTTCCACCTAGGACAACAGCGGTTGGGAACCCAGCTAGATTGGTTGGGGGGAAGGACAACCCAGTTAAGCTTGATAAGATTCCTGGTTTAACTATGGACCATACTTCACATATACATGAGTGGTCTGACTATGTTATTTAG
- the LOC132176328 gene encoding small ribosomal subunit protein uS10c, with product MAVSSFSATLIPSIPLSSSCPFPSKPNLSSFPFCSAKTLKLKALKPSLQSTRVYAAPEVLDPPETLDPPPETDDGSEFSTLEVEGPESPSTSSISIGADAEKMAPKQKIRIKLRSYWVPLIEDSCKQIMDAARTTNAKTMGPVPLPTKKRIYCVLKSPHVHKDARFHFEIRTHQRLIDILYPTAQTIDSLMQLDLPAGVDVEVKL from the exons ATGGCAGTTTCTTCATTCTCTGCAACCCTAATACCTTCAATTCCTCTGTCCAGTTCTTGTCCATTCCCTTCCAAACCAAACCtctcttctttccctttctGCTCTGCTAAAACCTTAAAGCTCAAAGCCCTTAAACCCTCACTCCAATCTACTAGGGTTTATGCTGCTCCTGAAGTGTTGGACCCCCCTGAAACCCTAGACCCACCTCCAGAAACAGATGATGGGTCTGAATTTTCAACCCTTGAG GTTGAAGGTCCCGAGAGTCCCAGTACTTCGTCTATCAGTATCGGTGCAGATGCAGAAAAG ATGGCACCAAAGCAGAAAATTAGAATTAAACTTAGATCATACTGGGTGCCGTTAATAGAGGACTCCTGCAAGCAGATAATGGATGCTGCAAGGACTACCAATGCAAAAACCATGGGTCCTGTTCCATTACCAACCAAGAAAAGAATCTATTGTGTGCTCAAATCCCCACATGTGCACAAGGATGCGAGGTTCCATTTTGAGATCCGCACCCACCAGCGCCTTATCGATATTCTTTACCCAACTGCACAAACAATTGATTCTTTAATGCAACTTGATCTTCCTGCTGGTGTTGATGTGGAGGTCAAGCTCTGA
- the LOC132173936 gene encoding pectinesterase QRT1, with protein sequence MGLSVFSAFVVAFLVVFDGIQEGYVEVEAYPKNYISWDDMKLDVHKAGLDIREFNYERSRVIVVDKNGEGDCLTVQGAVDMVPEHNTERVKIYIHPGIYREKVFVPSSKPYISFIGSQNQPSDTIITWNNKASDKDQNGAQLGTYRSASVAIESNYFCATGITFENTVVAVPGGYGMQAVALRVAGDKAVFYRVKILGAQDTLLDDIGSHYFYNCHIQGSVDFIFGTSTSLYQDCVIQATAQNWGAIAAHHRDLPNDNTGFSFVNCTIIGTGNIFLGRAWGNYSRVVYSYCNMENIIISPGWSDWKQPSRQKTVVFGEYQCRGRGADTSGRVPWSKSFSNEEVRPFLDKKFISGEQWLRL encoded by the exons ATGGGTTTGTCCGTTTTCAGTGCTTTTGTTGTGGctttcttggtggtttttgatGGTATTCAAGAGGGATATGTGGAAGTTGAAGCTTATCCCAAGAATTATATCAGTTGGGATGATATGAAATTGGATGTGCATAAGGCAGGATTGGACATCAGAGAGTTTAATTATGAGCGAAGCCGGGTCATTGTGGTCGACAAGAATGGTGAGGGAGATTGTCTAACTGTTCAGGGAGCGGTTGATATGGTTCCAGAGCATAATACAGAAAGAGTGAAAATTTATATTCACCCTGGAATATACAG AGAGAAGGTATTTGTACCAAGTTCCAAGCCATATATTTCATTCATAGGGAGCCAGAATCAACCGTCCGATACAATAATTACTTGGAATAATAAAGCATCCGATAAAGACCAAAACGGGGCTCAACTTGGGACCTACAGATCAGCTTCTGTAGCCATAGAATCGAATTACTTTTGTGCAACTGGAATCACTTTTGAG AACACAGTAGTTGCAGTGCCTGGAGGATATGGAATGCAAGCAGTAGCACTCAGAGTAGCTGGTGATAAAGCAGTGTtttatagagttaagattttgGGAGCACAGGATACTCTCTTAGATGATATTGGATCTCACTACTTCTACAATTGTCACATTCAAGGAAGTGTGGACTTCATCTTTGGAACATCAACATCACTCTATCAG GACTGTGTCATTCAAGCAACTGCTCAAAATTGGGGAGCAATTGCAGCCCATCACAGGGATTTACCAAATGATAATACAGGGTTCTCTTTCGTGAATTGCACAATTATTGGAACTGGCAATATCTTTTTGGGACGAGCTTGGGGAAATTATTCAAGAGTAGTATACTCATACTGTAATATGGAGAATATCATAATTTCCCCAGGATGGAGTGACTGGAAGCAACCATCAAGGCAGAA GACTGTGGTGTTTGGGGAATACCAGTGCAGGGGCAGAGGAGCAGACACAAGTGGTCGTGTGCCATGGTCGAAGTCCTTCAGCAACGAGGAAGTTAGGCCTTTTCTGGACAAGAAATTCATTAGTGGAGAACAATGGCTTAGACTGTAG